One Brassica napus cultivar Da-Ae chromosome C4, Da-Ae, whole genome shotgun sequence genomic region harbors:
- the LOC106410911 gene encoding non-specific lipid-transfer protein D, producing the protein MAGLMKLACLIFACMIVAGPITSNAALSCGTVSGYVAPCIGYLAQNAPAVPTACCSGVTSLNNMARTTPDRQQACRCLVGAANALPTINVARAAGLPKACGVNIPYKISKTTNCNSVK; encoded by the exons ATGGCTGGTCTAATGAAGTTGGCATGCTTGATCTTCGCCTGCATGATCGTGGCCGGTCCAATCACATCGAACGCGGCTCTGAGTTGTGGCACCGTTAGCGGCTACGTGGCACCTTGCATTGGCTACCTGGCCCAGAATGCGCCGGCCGTTCCCACAGCGTGCTGCAGCGGCGTTACTAGTCTAAACAACATGGCCCGTACAACCCCAGACCGTCAGCAAGCTTGCCGTTGCCTTGTAGGAGCCGCTAACGCCTTGCCTACTATCAACGTTGCCCGTGCAGCTGGACTTCCTAAGGCATGTGGAGTCAACATTCCTTACAAGATCAGCAAAACCACCAACTGCAACAG TGTGAAATGA
- the LOC106410910 gene encoding protein DETOXIFICATION 53-like: MQVGEEVASLTKIACPIVMTSLLIFSRSIISMWFLSHLGEVELAGGALAMGFGNITGVSVLKGLSVGMDPICGQAFGAKRWTVLSHTFQKMLCLLIIVSIPIAVAWLNIEPIFLMLGQDPDITKVSKTYMVFFIPELLAQAMLHPLRTFLRTQGLTSPLTISAIVSILLHPLFSYVFVMRMRLGVKGVAVAMAFNTMNINVGLLVYTFFSDSLIKPWQGLALRSLFRGWWPLLSLAAPSAISVCLEYWWYEIMLFLCGLLGNPKASVSAMGILIQTTGILYVVPFAISSAIATRVGHALGGGQPTRAQCTTVIGLILAVAYGLSAATFVTALRSVWGKMFTDEPEILGLISSALPILGLCEIGNSPQTAACGVLTGTARPKDGVRVNLCAFYIVGLPVAVATTFGFKVGFCGLWYGLLTAQITCLVMMLCTLIRTDWTHQVKRAEELTSSATDRSHSEEEAIHIDDDVGSNDLEIGLLQ; this comes from the coding sequence ATGCAGGTGGGAGAGGAGGTGGCGTCGCTCACAAAAATAGCATGCCCGATCGTTATGACGTCACTCCTCATCTTCTCAAGATCAATAATCTCAATGTGGTTCCTTAGTCACCTCGGAGAAGTCGAGCTCGCTGGCGGTGCACTCGCCATGGGCTTCGGTAACATCACCGGAGTCTCCGTACTCAAAGGTCTTTCCGTTGGTATGGACCCAATCTGTGGTCAAGCCTTTGGAGCCAAACGCTGGACCGTACTTAGCCACACGTTTCAGAAAATGTTATGTCTCTTAATCATCGTTTCTATACCAATCGCCGTTGCATGGCTCAACATCGAGCCCATTTTCCTCATGTTGGGCCAGGACCCGGATATAACCAAAGTATCCAAAACTTACATGGTCTTCTTCATCCCTGAGCTACTGGCTCAAGCCATGCTCCACCCGCTCCGAACGTTCCTCAGAACGCAAGGCTTAACGTCACCGTTGACGATATCTGCCATCGTATCCATTCTTCTCCATCCTCTATTTAGTTACGTCTTCGTCATGCGTATGCGTTTAGGCGTTAAAGGTGTCGCGGTCGCGATGGCTTTTAACACTATGAACATCAACGTGGGACTGCTCGTTTATACGTTCTTTTCGGACTCTCTAATCAAACCGTGGCAAGGGCTTGCGTTGCGGTCGCTTTTCCGCGGCTGGTGGCCGCTGCTTTCTCTAGCCGCACCAAGCGCCATCTCGGTTTGTTTGGAGTATTGGTGGTATGAGATCATGCTTTTCCTTTGTGGGCTTCTCGGGAACCCTAAAGCAAGTGTGTCGGCCATGGGGATATTGATTCAGACGACGGGGATACTCTACGTGGTTCCGTTCGCTATAAGCAGCGCTATTGCTACCCGTGTAGGGCACGCGCTTGGTGGAGGACAACCCACGCGAGCTCAATGTACGACAGTCATTGGTTTGATACTCGCGGTAGCGTATGGTTTATCAGCTGCTACTTTTGTGACGGCGCTTAGGTCGGTTTGGGGAAAGATGTTCACGGACGAACCAGAGATTCTCGGGTTGATTTCGTCTGCACTTCCGATATTGGGGCTTTGCGAGATCGGGAACTCGCCACAGACGGCTGCTTGTGGGGTGTTGACGGGCACAGCGAGGCCTAAAGATGGAGTACGCGTTAACCTCTGCGCGTTCTACATCGTGGGCTTGCCTGTGGCAGTCGCGACCACGTTTGGATTTAAAGTTGGGTTTTGTGGGCTATGGTATGGACTTCTGACTGCGCAGATTACATGTTTGGTTATGATGCTTTGTACATTGATTCGTACTGACTGGACCCACCAGGTGAAGCGAGCGGAGGAACTTACCTCATCTGCCACCGACAGAAGTCATTCGGAAGAAGAAGCCATCCATATTGATGATGATGTTGGTAGCAATGATCTGGAGATTGGTTTATTACAATAA